A genomic region of Mus musculus strain C57BL/6J chromosome 7, GRCm38.p6 C57BL/6J contains the following coding sequences:
- the 4930571K23Rik gene encoding uncharacterized protein LOC75861 (non-AUG (CUG) translation initiation codon), translating to MDKPIPLPPATKAENRGSSAWNAQEQKPNSSLPSLEVQAHVGSCHSATIQKPPKTVRSTLGTPQSTESLVKSTQSLKPEVCSISTPTSSGYEADGECSKDNLVNRKQTVRLTKRLTTRVESSEIFPVPHLSPFKIRRLARKGQCSQKSGGEK from the coding sequence CTGGATAAACCAATCCCACTGCCCCCCGCCACCAAGGCGGAAAACAGAGGATCTTCTGCCTGGAATGCTCAAGAGCAAAAGCCAAACTCATCCTTACCCAGCTTAGAGGTCCAGGCACATGTGGGGTCCTGCCATTCAGCAACCATTCAGAAGCCCCCAAAGACTGTCCGTAGTACCTTGGGAACACCCCAGAGCACTGAGAGCCTCGTGAAGAGCACACAGAGCCTCAAGCCAGAGGTATGCAGCATCTCCACCCCCACAAGCAGTGGCTATGAAGCCGACGGGGAGTGCAGCAAGGACAACCTGGTTAACAGGAAGCAAACAGTGAGGCTAACTAAGCGTCTCACCACCCGGGTGGAGAGCAGCGAGATATTCCCCGTGCCCCATCTCAGCCCATTCAAGATCCGAAGGCTGGCCAGGAAAGGCCAGTGCTCCCAGAAGTCTGGAGGGGAAAAGTGA